A genomic segment from Aegilops tauschii subsp. strangulata cultivar AL8/78 chromosome 1, Aet v6.0, whole genome shotgun sequence encodes:
- the LOC109787522 gene encoding protein SRC2-like: protein MAYRVLEVTLISAKDLKKVTLFSKMRVYAVVSISGGDPRTPTHRTHSDRHGGRNPMWHAPLRFPIPTAADPRGLALHVLLRAERSFGDRDVGEVVVPVQDLVAVAPPAGEHRHLSYQVRSPMSGRKRGVLHISYSLSDAPAPTAAAPGDGQYMQTNAAAKAGADRVTAYPPYHHQQHAVPPYGYNPPYGYAGASYGYGPAAAAPYGYGASSAAAARQDGGVGMGSGFGMGLLGAAVGGMMMGLGEGVGEIIADSDMSLDGCF, encoded by the coding sequence ATGGCGTACCGGGTGCTGGAGGTGACGCTGATCTCGGCCAAGGACCTGAAGAAGGTGACGCTGTTCTCCAAGATGCGCGTGTACGCGGTGGTGTCCATCTCCGGCGGCGACCCGAGGACGCCGACGCACAGGACGCACTCGGACCGGCACGGCGGCCGGAACCCCATGTGGCACGCGCCGCTGCGGTTCCCCATCCCGACCGCCGCCGACCCGCGGGGGCTGGCGCTGCACGTGCTCCTCCGCGCCGAGCGCTCCTTCGGCGACCGCGACGTCGGCGAGGTGGTGGTGCCGGTGCaggacctcgtcgccgtcgcacCACCCGCCGGCGAGCACCGGCACCTCAGCTACCAGGTGCGCAGCCCGATGAGCGGGCGGAAGCGCGGCGTGCTCCACATCTCCTACAGCCTCTCCGACGCGCCTGcgccgacggcggcggcgccgggcgaCGGGCAGTACATGCAGACgaacgcggcggccaaggccggCGCCGACCGGGTGACCGCGTACCCGCCGTACCACCACCAGCAGCACGCCGTGCCGCCCTACGGCTACAACCCCCCGTACGGGTACGCGGGGGCGTCGTACGGCTACGGCCCCGCCGCGGCCGCTCCCTACGGGTACGGCGCGTCGTCCGCCGCGGCGGCCAGGCAAGACGGAGGCGTCGGGATGGGCTCCGGGTTCGGGATGGGGCTCCTCGGCGCGGCGGTCGGCGGGATGATGATGGGCCTCGGCGAGGGCGTGGGCGAGATCATCGCCGACTCGGACATGAGCCTGGACGGCTGCTTCTGA